The nucleotide window CATATTTCATAACTGCTCAGATATTTTTTTTTATTCTCGATGTTTGTACATAGTAATAACAACCGTGCCACATTTTCCCTATGAAAAATTAAAGAAATTTTTTATCGAAGAAAATAAATAACTAATCGAAGGAAACGATTCATCAGGCGAAAAGCATACCACGAAATACAATATTATTCTTTGAACTCGTTATAGAAAATTTTGCCCTGCTGTAACTTTACCATGAATTGCAATACGATTAAAATTATTTACCCTATAGAAAGAAGCACGGGAACAACAGTAAACCTACTTTCGTATATAATAAGGAAGAACTCCACTGCATTCAGAAGCATCTGCCCAAGGATAAACATCATCTGAAACGCAATCAGCATGAACTGCGTCAATTCCGCTTCAGATGATTTACTGTAAAACTCATACGCACAACATTCACGCTCCTTTCCACTGCAATCAGACAGTTCCGCATTAATTCCGCTTGAACCGCACTGCTGTAATTGCCCTCCGCATCACTTCCGCGCCTTCCGCACTCCTGTAAATGCCTTCCGCACCGTTTCCGCATCGTCCGCACTACAGTAAATGCCTTCCGCATCGTTTCCGCATCGTCCGCACTACTGTAAATGCCTTCCGCATCGTTTCCGCATCGTCCGCACTCCTGTAATTGCCTTCCGCACCGTTTCCACATCGTCCGCACTGCAAGCAGACGCTTCCGCAATACCTTTCGCGCCTTCCGCACTGCAAGAAGATGCTTCCGCGATACCTTTCGTGTCTTCCGCACTGAAGATAGACGCTTCCGCAACACTTCCGCACCTTCCGCAACAGAGTTCGACTGAATTACTATGGGTGCTTGTACCGGTGCAGGAACAAAATGTCAAGCACATGCAGTGTGAGCGGTATATGCCTTTATAGTTCTGCACACTGCAAGAGCTTGCCATTTTTCTACCATCGTGCAAGCGGGCAGACAGTCACTTTCTCGCTGGACTGCTTTTCCATTCGTACAATCTCGCACACAAAACAACACGCTTCGTAGACAATTCCGTTTCTCACCGGACAAATCCGTAAAATCTCATCCGACAAATCCTGCAACGGATAGACAATTCAGAAAATAAGAGCGCCTGTTTATAACAGCAATTTGGCGCTATTGCCGTTTACTCAATAATTTTGAACTTTGTTTTTCATATCTTTGTTTCGGTTTCGGTAGACAATTTTTCGCTTCGTAAATCGGCAACATCGCCAATTTGCAAAACGTTACCACCAATGCTGAAAATACAAAAATACAGGCCGGTTCTCCGTGGACTTTTACACAGTCGGTCAGACAATTTTTGAAACTTATCATGTGACCGCAACACGCTTCGGGGACAATTCCGCAGTTCACCGACAGCATACAAAAAACACATATAATAAGGTAGCGCGGGGGACAGCAACTTTCTCGGTTGACCGCTGTTTCAACCATGACAGCAGTAAAAAATACATTCATCGGGCAGACAATTTCACAACTCTTCACAGTTGCTTTTAATCAGACAGCATTTCAATCCATCGCAGGATAATTCATGCAATCATTGCTCTAACTCCGTAAAGGCAAAAGAGGTGAAGCACCACATTTGCCTTTACTCCAAGTCACGAAGAAAACTCGCGAAAAGATTTCTTCATAATAATTTGTTTATGAATAAAAAAGAATACCTTTATCCTATCAATCTCAACTTGCTCCCCTCAAGTTTTGTTGATATAAAAAACATATCATGCGTTCAGGGGTAAAAATATTTTCAGTTTTATTTTCATCTTCTTCTCTTTTTTCTTTTTCACAAACATGGAGTGATGTGGGAGGAGGAGTTACCTTTACTTCCATGCCTTCGCTTTCTTCCATATATGCAATGGCAACCGATACCATTAATAATGTATTATATGTTAGCGGAACATTCGATAGTGCGGGTTCTGTTTCTGGTTGCGGTAGTATTGCAAAATGGAACGGTGTTTCTTGGGATACATTATTAGATAATTCGAACTCGCCTGGCGCTGCTTCGTTGGAAATTTTTAATTCGGAACTTTATGCTGGGCGCGCTCATGTTGAAAAATGGAATGGAATGAATTGGACTCCTATAGGTACGGGAGTAAGTTGGAATGGAGTTCAATATGATTTATGTGTTTACAACGGAGAGATGTATACAGCAGGTGATTTTACCATAGCAGACGGCAATCCTGCAAAACACATTGCAAAATGGAATGGCACTAGTTGGGTGGCAGTAGGAAGCGGAGTGAATAATTGGATTTGGTCTTTATGCGTATACAATGGCGAGTTATATGCGGGAGGAGTTTTTGATTCAGCAGGAACAGTTCCGATAAATTATATTGCAAAATGGAACGGTACAAATTGGTCTTCTGTAGGAGGTGGAATAAATTCAGCCGTGAATACTTTATGTGTGTATAACGGAGAATTGTATGCAGGAGGAGGATTTCCTTATTTAAGCAAATGGAACGGAACTACGTGGACGGTTATAACAGGTATAAATTCTACCGTTGATTATTTACAGGTATTTAATAATAAACTTGTATTCATAGGAGAATTCAGTACTCCAGGGCAAAGCATTGCTCAATGCAATGCCAGTAACGCATCACCCTTGACAAATGGGGCTATAACAGTAGGAAACAGTTTAACACCTGCATCAGATATGGCGGTCTTTAATGGGAGTTTATATGTTGGCGGTTTTAATTTGATGAGCGCTGGTATTTTTCCCAATGCTATTTCTTGCAACAACATTGCATCA belongs to Bacteroidota bacterium and includes:
- a CDS encoding T9SS type A sorting domain-containing protein; its protein translation is MRSGVKIFSVLFSSSSLFSFSQTWSDVGGGVTFTSMPSLSSIYAMATDTINNVLYVSGTFDSAGSVSGCGSIAKWNGVSWDTLLDNSNSPGAASLEIFNSELYAGRAHVEKWNGMNWTPIGTGVSWNGVQYDLCVYNGEMYTAGDFTIADGNPAKHIAKWNGTSWVAVGSGVNNWIWSLCVYNGELYAGGVFDSAGTVPINYIAKWNGTNWSSVGGGINSAVNTLCVYNGELYAGGGFPYLSKWNGTTWTVITGINSTVDYLQVFNNKLVFIGEFSTPGQSIAQCNASNASPLTNGAITVGNSLTPASDMAVFNGSLYVGGFNLMSAGIFPNAISCNNIASYSLPNSINENINSSTEINIHPNPFSTTTTIEIENANEKIKNAQFILHDILGRVAMKSEITNSKIEIKRDNLPNGIYFLRVKINDATYSEKIIITN